One window from the genome of Mucilaginibacter ginsenosidivorans encodes:
- a CDS encoding alginate lyase family protein, whose amino-acid sequence MFAKVQRAGQLIGNMGWRYIFFRLGFELKKRTGIHKKAFPVRPAHETFLSLDEWRRDYVPFFFRSKGEIDFTLPLSKELEKEHAQISAYNFTFFSSLEYELGADYDWLTNPDTGYSYNGTAHWTDINDYNQAAGDIKFVWEPSRFSHLYTLIRFDKHSGVDCSAQVFDEISNWINANAINQGPNFKCSQEISLRMMNWIFALYYYRNSPTLTNELFDEIQHYIFWQTRHVYDNINFSRIAVRNNHAITETLALYIVGLLFPQLPGAAKWKKDGKRWFEEEIAYQVYEDGTFLQFSMNYHRVVVQLMTWAIRLAGLNNERFDEVVYDRAKKSLQFLTAAMDETTGWLPNYGANDGALFFKLSDNHFRDYRPQLEALSNVLGVKWPYGHFEDSDWYGLKPFESSERLAVPPGYRSFNKGGYHIYRSADSMSFVRCGNHKDRPSQADNLHLDVWHKGINILHDAGSYKYNADQSDLKYFMGSRSHNTVMLDDYDQMEKGARFIWYYWTQCESVKTSETDDHFFFEGIIKAFQYINKNIRHTRKITVHKKAFVWEVEDTIDNKPPEMMLTQLWHTCYPGMLKFESSTALHEALKPSVGAGYYSSFYGKKEKCTEIAFATNENRVATRITVI is encoded by the coding sequence ATGTTTGCAAAAGTTCAAAGGGCCGGGCAGCTTATCGGCAATATGGGCTGGAGGTATATATTCTTCCGGCTGGGCTTCGAACTAAAAAAAAGGACGGGAATACATAAAAAGGCATTCCCGGTGCGGCCCGCTCATGAAACTTTTCTTTCGCTTGATGAATGGCGCCGCGATTATGTTCCTTTTTTCTTTAGGAGTAAGGGCGAGATCGATTTTACCCTCCCGTTGTCAAAGGAACTTGAAAAGGAGCACGCTCAAATATCGGCTTATAACTTTACATTTTTTTCGAGCCTGGAATATGAGCTGGGTGCAGACTATGACTGGCTAACTAATCCAGATACCGGTTATTCCTACAATGGCACTGCGCACTGGACGGACATAAACGATTACAACCAGGCCGCAGGCGATATTAAATTCGTTTGGGAACCATCCCGTTTCTCGCATTTATATACCCTGATCCGCTTCGACAAACACTCGGGCGTCGATTGTTCAGCACAGGTTTTCGACGAGATATCAAACTGGATAAATGCCAACGCAATAAATCAAGGGCCTAATTTCAAGTGCAGCCAGGAAATATCCCTCCGGATGATGAACTGGATATTTGCCTTGTATTATTACCGCAATTCGCCGACACTAACCAATGAGTTGTTTGATGAGATACAGCATTATATTTTTTGGCAAACGCGGCATGTATATGACAATATCAATTTTTCGAGAATAGCAGTACGGAACAACCATGCCATTACAGAGACACTGGCCTTATATATTGTGGGCCTGTTGTTCCCGCAATTGCCGGGTGCCGCTAAATGGAAAAAGGATGGTAAGCGCTGGTTTGAAGAAGAAATTGCCTACCAGGTATATGAAGACGGAACTTTCCTGCAGTTTTCTATGAATTATCACCGGGTGGTTGTTCAGCTAATGACCTGGGCCATCCGGCTCGCCGGCTTGAATAACGAGCGTTTTGATGAGGTTGTTTATGATCGTGCAAAAAAAAGCCTGCAATTTTTAACCGCGGCGATGGACGAAACCACTGGCTGGTTGCCAAATTACGGAGCAAACGACGGCGCCCTGTTTTTTAAATTGAGCGATAATCATTTCCGTGATTACCGGCCACAACTGGAGGCCCTGAGTAATGTGCTGGGAGTGAAATGGCCTTACGGCCACTTTGAGGACAGCGACTGGTATGGCCTGAAGCCGTTTGAAAGCAGCGAACGGTTAGCTGTACCGCCAGGCTATCGTTCATTTAATAAAGGCGGCTACCATATTTACAGATCGGCCGATTCAATGAGTTTTGTACGGTGCGGTAATCATAAGGATCGCCCGTCGCAAGCAGATAACCTGCACCTGGACGTTTGGCACAAAGGCATCAATATTCTGCATGATGCAGGCAGCTATAAATATAATGCTGACCAGTCCGATCTGAAATATTTTATGGGCAGCCGTTCGCACAATACTGTTATGCTCGACGATTACGACCAGATGGAGAAGGGTGCAAGGTTTATATGGTATTATTGGACGCAATGTGAGTCGGTAAAAACCAGTGAAACGGACGATCATTTTTTCTTTGAGGGAATAATAAAGGCCTTTCAGTATATCAATAAAAACATAAGGCATACCCGCAAAATAACCGTACACAAAAAAGCCTTTGTTTGGGAGGTAGAAGATACTATCGATAACAAACCCCCGGAGATGATGTTAACCCAGCTTTGGCACACCTGTTATCCGGGAATGCTTAAATTTGAATCGTCGACAGCTTTGCATGAGGCGTTAAAGCCGTCAGTCGGCGCAGGCTATTATTCCTCATTTTACGGGAAAAAGGAAAAATGCACCGAAATTGCGTTTGCAACGAACGAAAACCGGGTGGCAACACGTATAACTGTTATTTAA
- the wecB gene encoding non-hydrolyzing UDP-N-acetylglucosamine 2-epimerase, with product MNITIIAGARPNFMKIAPIIDAIKKKKAENNNINYRLVHTGQHYDKKMSGDFFEQLGIPEPDANLEAGGGTQAEQTAAIMIGFEKDLMTNPADLVLVVGDVTSTMACAITAQKLHVKVAHVEAGIRSGDWTMPEEINRLVTDSITNYFFTTSATANESLRNSGITGDRIFFVGNTMIDTLLKNKSRFIRPAVWNEAKLTDHNYFVLTLHRPANVDQEQQLKLLMSEIIEHSKGLPIIFPVHPRTAKNLQGLGISAPNLYFVEPMSYLEFNYLVERAKLVVTDSGGITEETTVMGVPCVTLRDNTERPETITIGTNELIGTNPDAIKPAFEKLFSGNWKKGGIPPLWDGKAAERIVDSLLNISLQKN from the coding sequence ATGAATATAACCATTATAGCCGGTGCCCGTCCTAACTTCATGAAAATAGCGCCAATTATTGATGCGATAAAAAAGAAAAAAGCCGAAAACAATAATATAAACTACCGCCTGGTGCATACCGGGCAACATTATGATAAGAAGATGTCGGGAGATTTCTTCGAACAATTAGGTATTCCTGAACCTGACGCCAACCTGGAAGCGGGTGGAGGGACGCAGGCAGAGCAAACCGCAGCAATAATGATAGGGTTTGAAAAAGACCTTATGACTAACCCTGCCGACCTGGTGCTGGTTGTAGGCGACGTTACTTCAACCATGGCATGCGCTATTACTGCCCAAAAATTGCATGTAAAGGTAGCCCATGTTGAAGCGGGCATCCGTTCGGGCGATTGGACCATGCCCGAGGAAATCAACCGCCTGGTGACCGATAGCATAACCAACTATTTTTTCACTACGTCAGCCACGGCAAATGAAAGCCTGCGGAATAGCGGTATAACCGGTGACCGGATTTTTTTCGTGGGGAACACGATGATAGACACGCTACTGAAAAACAAAAGCAGGTTTATACGGCCTGCTGTTTGGAACGAAGCAAAGCTAACAGACCATAATTACTTTGTGCTTACCTTGCACCGCCCCGCTAATGTTGACCAGGAGCAGCAGTTGAAGCTGTTAATGAGCGAGATAATAGAACATAGCAAAGGGCTGCCAATAATTTTCCCGGTACACCCGCGTACCGCGAAAAACCTGCAGGGGCTTGGCATCAGTGCGCCGAACCTTTACTTTGTTGAACCTATGAGCTACCTGGAGTTTAATTACCTGGTTGAGCGCGCCAAACTGGTTGTTACTGATTCAGGTGGTATCACGGAGGAAACTACGGTAATGGGCGTACCATGCGTAACACTGCGTGACAACACCGAAAGACCGGAAACAATAACTATTGGAACAAACGAATTAATTGGCACCAACCCTGACGCAATAAAGCCTGCGTTCGAAAAACTATTTAGCGGCAACTGGAAAAAAGGCGGTATTCCACCACTTTGGGATGGTAAAGCCGCAGAAAGGATAGTTGATAGCTTACTTAATATATCTTTGCAGAAAAATTAA
- a CDS encoding chondroitinase-B domain-containing protein: MKNKRNIGRLNKSIFGSLAIVMAVILSQANCLARDLYITAKPGGTYNLPAVLNDTKIVIDGYGSSESPFTVTGVAGKTTINGNSAILVVGNYITVQNVSFINNNINYRENEALLQLGDKKRAVLGDVIRNCDFNYTNVFDDQDKATQFYWVEIYGRNNVVDYCTFQGKQNRLPIIHVNSHSWTGEDNTISNCTFQNVKARKGEALEAIRVGLGNSRSNCRIINNKFMNYFGDSETVSCKSNGVLIEGNTFTNCRSGVSLRLSDSSVIKNNKFMTKAGVRISGIGHVIANNVFDSPDFSSIIFMRGGDACNYKRVNGVDISDNIFMGKFEMQVLKTKNCPSPPEGVTIHHNFVYADNLFKVDDDNIDNVFKTDSEGTVIRTDGIGVTRFRLKRLNSTNEDSAMRKVRAYRAQKQNN, encoded by the coding sequence ATGAAAAACAAAAGAAATATTGGCCGGTTGAACAAGTCCATTTTTGGTAGCCTTGCTATCGTAATGGCGGTGATCTTAAGCCAGGCAAACTGCCTCGCACGCGATCTGTACATCACAGCAAAACCGGGTGGCACTTATAATTTACCTGCTGTTTTAAACGATACTAAAATAGTTATTGACGGTTACGGTTCGTCGGAATCCCCGTTTACAGTAACAGGTGTTGCCGGGAAAACCACAATAAATGGCAATAGTGCCATTTTAGTCGTAGGGAACTATATTACCGTTCAGAATGTTTCGTTCATTAATAACAATATAAACTACCGCGAGAACGAAGCGCTTTTACAGTTGGGCGACAAAAAAAGAGCTGTTTTAGGTGATGTTATCCGGAACTGCGATTTTAATTACACCAATGTTTTTGACGACCAGGATAAGGCCACGCAATTTTACTGGGTAGAGATATATGGCAGAAATAACGTCGTAGATTATTGCACCTTTCAGGGTAAGCAAAACCGGTTGCCTATCATCCATGTAAACTCGCATAGCTGGACTGGCGAGGACAATACCATCTCGAACTGTACATTTCAAAATGTAAAAGCACGCAAGGGTGAAGCGCTGGAAGCCATAAGGGTTGGCCTGGGCAATAGCCGTTCGAATTGCAGGATCATCAATAATAAATTCATGAACTATTTTGGTGATTCAGAGACTGTAAGCTGTAAATCGAATGGGGTGTTGATCGAAGGCAATACATTTACCAATTGCCGTTCAGGGGTTTCTTTGCGGCTTTCAGATTCCAGCGTGATCAAAAATAACAAATTCATGACGAAGGCCGGTGTAAGGATAAGCGGGATAGGGCACGTTATAGCCAACAATGTATTTGACAGCCCTGATTTCAGCAGCATTATTTTCATGCGGGGCGGCGATGCATGCAATTACAAGAGGGTGAATGGTGTTGACATTTCGGATAACATATTTATGGGGAAATTTGAAATGCAGGTATTAAAAACAAAAAATTGTCCAAGTCCGCCCGAGGGTGTTACCATACATCATAACTTTGTTTACGCCGACAACTTGTTCAAAGTGGATGACGATAACATCGATAATGTTTTTAAAACCGATTCAGAAGGTACTGTAATAAGAACGGATGGGATAGGGGTTACAAGGTTCAGATTGAAGCGATTAAACTCAACAAATGAAGATAGTGCCATGAGGAAGGTAAGAGCTTACCGGGCACAGAAGCAAAACAACTAA
- a CDS encoding bi-domain-containing oxidoreductase: protein MKQIIQSFKTGETILEDIPAPLVSRGSVLIKTTRSLVSLGTERMLVEFGKANLVQKARQQPDKVRQVLDKIKTEGLAPTLEAVFNKLGQPLPLGYCNVGKVVAVGDGVSEFKVGDRVTSNGPHAEFVNVPKNLVAAVPENVTDEEAAFTVIGSIGLQGIRLCAPTLGETIVVFGLGLIGLLTAELLISNGCRVIGIDLDAQKVDIARKKGIIAINPREGEDVVKSVMNHTGDVGADGVLITASAKTDDIISQAAQMSRKRGRIILVGVIGLNINRAEFYEKELTFQVSCSYGPGRYDESYEQSGIDYPLQFVRWTEKRNFQTILQAISAGKLDVKSLITERVLLDNYKDIYDNISNKGSIASILEYPESSDASNTVVLRSAGFDSPGTGIGIIGAGNFTKMTMLPALQKAGAAVISIASAGGVTGTALAKKHNINKSTTDYREILADESVGLVMITTRHNQHASMVKQALAAGKHVFVEKPLALNNEELNEIITSYDGTKSLTVGFNRRFSPHIQKIKQLVGNTQMNIIATMNAGHIPPNVWVHDMNVGGGRIIGEACHFIDLITFLTGSKVKAVMMNSMGTDPHDNTDNATILLKYENGSTGVINYFANGSKEYSKERIEVYTQERTAIMDNYRVTQGYGFKGFSKLKTTLDKGHKEQFKLLAERVKSGGAPLIPFDEIINTTRASFAAIQSLKERAWVIVN, encoded by the coding sequence ATGAAGCAAATTATACAGTCCTTTAAAACAGGCGAAACTATATTGGAAGATATTCCGGCTCCTTTAGTATCACGCGGGAGTGTCTTAATAAAAACAACGCGATCGCTGGTATCATTAGGTACTGAACGAATGCTGGTTGAATTTGGTAAAGCCAACCTGGTACAAAAAGCGCGTCAGCAACCCGATAAGGTGAGGCAGGTATTGGACAAAATCAAAACCGAAGGGCTTGCCCCCACGCTTGAAGCTGTTTTTAATAAATTGGGACAGCCTCTGCCATTGGGTTATTGTAACGTAGGTAAGGTGGTGGCAGTAGGCGACGGTGTTAGTGAATTTAAAGTAGGGGACAGGGTAACGTCCAACGGGCCGCATGCCGAATTTGTAAATGTCCCCAAAAACCTGGTGGCTGCTGTGCCGGAGAATGTCACAGATGAGGAAGCTGCTTTTACGGTCATAGGTTCTATAGGTCTGCAGGGTATACGTTTGTGCGCACCTACTTTGGGCGAAACCATAGTGGTTTTTGGTTTGGGGCTGATAGGTTTGCTGACCGCCGAATTATTGATCAGTAACGGCTGTAGAGTAATTGGCATCGACCTTGACGCGCAAAAAGTAGATATAGCGCGGAAAAAAGGCATCATTGCGATCAACCCACGCGAGGGAGAAGATGTGGTTAAATCCGTGATGAACCATACCGGGGATGTAGGTGCGGACGGCGTATTAATTACGGCGTCGGCCAAAACGGATGATATAATTTCGCAGGCGGCACAAATGAGCCGTAAGCGTGGCCGTATCATACTGGTTGGCGTGATTGGTTTGAATATCAACCGGGCAGAGTTTTATGAGAAGGAATTGACCTTCCAGGTGTCTTGTTCTTACGGCCCCGGTCGTTACGACGAATCTTACGAACAATCCGGTATCGATTATCCATTGCAATTTGTGAGGTGGACCGAGAAGCGGAATTTTCAAACCATTTTACAGGCTATTTCTGCAGGTAAGCTCGATGTAAAGTCTTTGATCACTGAACGCGTTTTGCTTGACAACTATAAAGATATTTACGATAATATCAGCAATAAGGGGTCGATAGCCTCAATACTTGAATATCCTGAAAGCAGCGATGCCTCGAATACAGTTGTACTGCGATCAGCCGGATTTGATAGCCCAGGTACAGGTATCGGGATTATTGGCGCCGGTAATTTTACAAAAATGACCATGCTGCCCGCTTTACAAAAAGCCGGCGCTGCTGTCATATCTATAGCGAGCGCAGGAGGCGTAACAGGCACCGCTTTAGCAAAAAAACATAATATCAATAAAAGCACAACCGATTATAGAGAAATATTAGCCGACGAATCGGTGGGGTTGGTTATGATCACGACAAGGCACAATCAGCATGCTTCGATGGTTAAGCAGGCCCTGGCAGCCGGTAAACATGTGTTTGTAGAAAAACCCCTGGCTTTGAACAATGAGGAACTTAACGAAATTATTACATCATATGATGGAACAAAATCGCTAACCGTTGGTTTTAACCGCAGATTTTCGCCACACATCCAGAAAATAAAACAGCTGGTGGGGAACACACAAATGAATATAATAGCCACAATGAACGCCGGGCACATCCCACCGAATGTTTGGGTACACGATATGAATGTAGGTGGCGGGCGTATAATAGGCGAAGCCTGTCATTTTATAGACCTGATAACGTTTTTGACAGGAAGTAAAGTGAAAGCTGTAATGATGAATTCAATGGGAACCGACCCGCATGATAATACCGACAACGCGACTATACTCCTGAAATATGAAAATGGAAGCACGGGGGTCATCAACTATTTTGCAAATGGTTCAAAGGAATATTCAAAAGAGCGAATTGAGGTATATACACAGGAAAGAACCGCGATTATGGACAACTACCGTGTTACACAGGGTTATGGCTTCAAAGGGTTCTCGAAATTAAAAACAACACTTGATAAAGGCCATAAAGAACAATTCAAACTATTGGCCGAAAGGGTAAAAAGCGGTGGTGCACCACTTATTCCGTTCGATGAAATAATAAATACTACCAGGGCCTCGTTTGCAGCTATACAGAGCCTGAAGGAAAGGGCCTGGGTTATTGTCAATTAA
- a CDS encoding acyltransferase — translation MKSFLKRIRMYYLLKFVYRIRSYGKQFYMGRGNLINCKELSVGDFVYIGNNCHLSVDSLKISDYTMLASQVSIVGGDHRFDIAGVPTRNTGRAERKGVIINKDCWLGHGVTVLDGVEIGEGAIIATGAIVTRSVEPYTIYAGVPAKKLRDRFKTSAEVKMHSKAINGKYQ, via the coding sequence ATGAAAAGTTTTCTGAAAAGGATCAGGATGTATTATTTGCTAAAATTTGTTTACCGTATCCGGTCGTACGGCAAGCAGTTTTATATGGGAAGAGGAAACCTGATCAATTGTAAGGAACTTAGTGTAGGCGATTTTGTATATATCGGCAATAATTGTCACCTGTCTGTCGACTCACTAAAAATTTCGGATTATACTATGCTGGCTTCGCAGGTTTCAATTGTTGGTGGCGATCACCGGTTCGATATTGCGGGCGTTCCAACCCGGAATACCGGCCGGGCTGAAAGAAAAGGTGTTATCATTAATAAGGATTGCTGGCTGGGCCATGGGGTAACCGTCCTCGACGGCGTAGAGATAGGTGAAGGGGCCATAATTGCTACCGGTGCTATTGTTACCAGGTCAGTTGAACCATATACTATATATGCCGGGGTGCCGGCAAAAAAACTTCGGGACAGATTTAAAACCTCTGCAGAAGTAAAAATGCACAGCAAAGCTATCAATGGAAAATATCAATAA
- a CDS encoding glycosyltransferase family 4 protein has protein sequence MKIAIVYHFFAHYRGPILEELYSNQLFDFYFIAGKNPNPPYSSLKLHEFKDSGKFIEVKNRWYLKYFLWQENLNGVLKNNSFDAVIFLGDWKFISTWFAVRSLQKSGVHCLFWSHGLLNKKKSLNNSLKYWFLKRFRDGGFLYSHAAKENLLDMGYPYDLTVIYNSLDFKLQVETINRLNSEAKPKDTAYPYLVFTGRLLADRNLELVFDAMKLLNKENIIVDLVIIGSGPHLDSLKNYTATLGLTDRVKFLGAIYDESVIGRYFMNSAACVFPGPIGLTVIHAFTYGTTVITNDNFARHKPEAEVLVDEVNSFLFREGDRVSLAQKIKRVLNLNGQEKEQFKINTFKAVQEKYNPGKQAELIVNRLSQLANSGQSVKKKLK, from the coding sequence ATGAAAATCGCTATCGTCTATCATTTCTTCGCACATTACAGGGGCCCGATATTAGAAGAACTCTATTCCAACCAGCTTTTTGATTTTTACTTTATAGCCGGCAAAAATCCCAATCCGCCTTACTCGTCGCTTAAATTGCATGAGTTTAAAGATAGTGGAAAGTTTATAGAAGTTAAAAACAGGTGGTATCTGAAATACTTTTTGTGGCAAGAGAACTTAAACGGGGTTTTGAAAAACAATAGCTTTGACGCTGTTATTTTTCTTGGCGACTGGAAATTCATATCGACATGGTTTGCTGTAAGATCGTTGCAGAAGAGTGGGGTACATTGTTTGTTCTGGAGTCATGGATTGCTGAATAAGAAAAAGTCGTTAAATAACTCGCTTAAGTACTGGTTTCTCAAAAGATTCAGGGATGGCGGCTTTTTATACAGCCACGCCGCAAAGGAAAACCTTTTAGATATGGGCTATCCCTATGACCTGACGGTGATATATAATTCCCTTGATTTTAAACTACAGGTTGAGACAATCAATAGGCTCAATTCCGAAGCAAAGCCAAAAGACACCGCTTATCCTTATTTAGTGTTTACAGGACGTTTGCTGGCTGATAGAAACCTTGAATTGGTTTTTGATGCAATGAAATTGCTGAACAAAGAAAATATAATAGTCGACCTTGTCATCATCGGAAGCGGTCCGCACCTTGATAGCCTAAAAAATTATACGGCAACATTAGGGTTAACAGATCGTGTAAAGTTTTTAGGAGCTATTTATGATGAAAGCGTTATTGGCAGATATTTTATGAACTCTGCTGCATGCGTTTTCCCTGGTCCGATAGGGCTGACAGTCATTCATGCTTTTACTTATGGCACAACGGTAATAACCAATGACAACTTTGCAAGGCATAAACCCGAGGCCGAAGTGCTGGTGGACGAAGTAAATAGTTTTTTGTTCAGGGAGGGGGATAGGGTATCACTTGCACAAAAAATTAAAAGAGTTTTAAATTTGAACGGGCAGGAAAAAGAGCAGTTTAAAATAAATACATTTAAGGCTGTTCAAGAAAAATATAACCCCGGCAAACAAGCGGAATTGATTGTTAACCGTTTATCGCAACTGGCAAATTCAGGACAATCGGTTAAAAAAAAATTAAAATGA
- a CDS encoding oligosaccharide flippase family protein, producing MLKRILKYSLVEATYKGVNKLILLILPLFLTGSYFGIVSYYISIEVLFSVILIAGFDKLTLKFSSTFGDNKPLKYSLRSQAVTYIIGTLLLLTCLLFGIQQIMAVPIIPELWMVLTCALLSNLIIIQSSFYRSINDVARYFKVRILFIGLKGILIITAVSIWPLPQTYIYANLISGLASVVLFKGFYTGNFAKTVFRSAQSKFFLRFSLPFIFHTIATQLMAVLDRFLLFHFTDTKSLGSYSLSYAIGSSIVFCFIGVSSYMEPMIYKETSTKREYFLNLYLKYSLGIGVLGLLGLFALIKFNVISRFYHGYSHDTWNNALRILISHMFLPFYFMANYNLTSKGKTMSLASVTITSSIIMAVMTYFFILFWKVEGAVWAVFLTYFILGLLALSHKYNRSARDLGKYAAFTAVNLILFLVV from the coding sequence TTGCTCAAAAGAATTTTAAAATATTCGCTCGTAGAGGCCACATATAAAGGGGTCAATAAATTGATCTTGCTGATCCTCCCTTTATTCCTGACGGGCAGCTATTTCGGTATTGTCAGCTACTATATCTCTATCGAGGTGTTATTCAGCGTTATCCTGATAGCCGGGTTTGATAAATTAACACTAAAATTCTCAAGCACTTTCGGGGATAACAAGCCTTTGAAGTATTCGTTGCGAAGCCAGGCAGTTACTTATATAATTGGTACACTACTGCTGCTAACGTGTTTGCTGTTCGGCATTCAGCAAATAATGGCCGTTCCTATTATTCCCGAACTATGGATGGTATTGACCTGCGCTTTATTGTCCAACCTCATCATCATACAAAGTAGTTTTTATAGGAGTATTAATGATGTAGCCCGCTATTTTAAAGTACGGATCCTTTTTATTGGCTTGAAAGGGATACTTATTATCACAGCAGTATCCATTTGGCCCTTACCCCAAACTTACATTTACGCTAACCTGATAAGCGGGCTGGCATCTGTTGTCTTGTTTAAAGGCTTCTATACAGGAAATTTCGCCAAAACGGTATTCCGGTCAGCACAGTCAAAGTTTTTCCTGAGATTTTCGTTGCCTTTTATTTTTCATACTATCGCCACTCAGCTTATGGCGGTGCTGGATAGGTTTTTGTTGTTTCACTTCACCGATACAAAATCGCTGGGCAGCTATTCGCTATCGTATGCAATAGGCAGTTCTATTGTTTTTTGTTTTATCGGTGTATCATCCTATATGGAACCGATGATATATAAAGAAACCTCGACGAAGCGCGAATATTTTTTGAATCTTTACTTAAAATATTCGTTGGGGATAGGTGTTCTTGGACTATTGGGCCTTTTTGCCCTTATCAAGTTCAATGTAATATCAAGGTTTTATCATGGTTATTCACATGATACGTGGAACAACGCCCTTAGAATTTTAATTTCCCATATGTTTTTACCATTTTATTTTATGGCAAATTATAATCTTACATCGAAAGGAAAAACAATGTCTTTGGCTTCGGTTACCATCACGTCATCGATCATAATGGCGGTAATGACCTATTTTTTTATACTTTTCTGGAAAGTAGAAGGAGCGGTTTGGGCGGTGTTTTTAACTTATTTTATTTTAGGTTTGCTTGCGTTGTCGCATAAGTACAATCGCTCGGCCAGGGACCTGGGCAAGTATGCAGCGTTTACTGCAGTAAATTTGATTTTGTTTTTAGTTGTATGA
- a CDS encoding nucleotide sugar dehydrogenase, giving the protein MIDIHNPKEVKIAIIGLGYVGLPLAIEFAKQYDVLGFDINEERVKELSEGTDRTKEASIDDLKLVIGKKKNDSSGGLHFSSNKDDLKTCNVFIVTVPTPIDQFKAPDLTPLLKASAMLGTALKSGDLVIYESTVYPGCTEEDCVPVLEKTSGLKFNVDFFAGYSPERINPGDKVNTLTKIKKVTSGSTPEIAEQVDALYRSIITAGTHKAPSIKVAEASKAIENAQRDVNISFVNELALIFDRIGIDTNDVIEAAATKWNFLKYNPGLVGGHCIGVDPYYLAHKAQSLGYHPQVILSGRRVNDTMGSFVANKVVKLMIDKDHKIKGSKALIMGITFKENCPDVRNTRVVDIYHELVQFGLEVDIFDPWANVNEVEHEYGITILNDLKNNVIYDAIVVAVAHNQFRDFEYHKIKRNNGVIFDTKAFLDRGLIDGRL; this is encoded by the coding sequence ATGATCGATATTCACAATCCCAAAGAAGTTAAAATTGCTATTATTGGATTGGGCTATGTGGGCCTGCCACTTGCCATTGAGTTTGCGAAGCAGTATGATGTGCTTGGTTTTGACATAAATGAGGAAAGGGTAAAAGAACTTAGCGAAGGTACCGACCGCACTAAAGAGGCGAGTATCGACGACCTTAAACTGGTTATCGGAAAAAAGAAAAATGATAGCTCAGGGGGATTGCATTTTTCGTCAAATAAGGATGACCTGAAGACTTGCAATGTTTTTATTGTAACCGTGCCCACCCCGATAGATCAATTCAAAGCACCGGATCTTACACCATTGCTCAAAGCCTCGGCAATGCTGGGCACGGCTCTGAAAAGTGGCGACCTGGTTATTTATGAATCCACGGTGTATCCTGGGTGTACCGAGGAAGACTGTGTTCCGGTACTTGAGAAAACGTCGGGATTGAAATTTAACGTTGACTTTTTTGCTGGATATTCGCCTGAACGTATTAACCCCGGCGACAAAGTGAACACATTAACTAAAATTAAAAAGGTTACCAGTGGCTCGACGCCGGAAATAGCAGAACAGGTAGATGCATTATATCGATCGATTATAACAGCTGGTACCCATAAGGCTCCCAGTATAAAGGTTGCTGAGGCTTCGAAGGCAATAGAAAATGCCCAGCGCGATGTGAACATCTCCTTTGTAAATGAACTTGCGCTGATATTTGACCGCATCGGCATCGATACCAACGATGTAATAGAAGCTGCAGCCACAAAATGGAACTTTCTGAAGTACAACCCCGGACTAGTTGGGGGGCATTGTATCGGCGTCGACCCGTATTACCTGGCACACAAGGCCCAATCGCTGGGCTATCATCCACAGGTTATCCTGTCTGGCAGGCGCGTAAATGATACCATGGGGTCATTTGTTGCCAACAAGGTAGTTAAGCTGATGATCGATAAAGATCATAAGATAAAAGGCTCGAAAGCTTTGATAATGGGAATCACATTTAAGGAAAATTGTCCTGATGTGCGTAATACCAGGGTGGTGGATATTTATCATGAATTGGTTCAGTTCGGGCTGGAAGTAGACATTTTTGATCCATGGGCCAATGTGAATGAGGTTGAACATGAATACGGCATTACCATTCTAAATGACCTGAAGAACAACGTTATTTACGATGCCATAGTAGTGGCTGTCGCACATAACCAATTCCGCGATTTTGAATATCATAAGATCAAACGCAATAACGGGGTCATTTTCGACACCAAAGCTTTCCTGGACAGGGGGCTGATTGATGGCAGATTGTAA